In Cydia pomonella isolate Wapato2018A chromosome 1, ilCydPomo1, whole genome shotgun sequence, one genomic interval encodes:
- the LOC133516466 gene encoding uncharacterized protein LOC133516466: MGPKKNEPVREDSWRAYIEDTPLNDDSWSVQVVMMEVAGSDQDRIYLNKFEVFAAEEKRFVIKNICKSETMFMINQLGGEKKVKDESLRVFEVGQAYLKEKKDIPPDIQALVVKHLILKMKEEYLFIQKQQLHVRDGMRRESATMIDRVEVRGTVCVPPSEPASPPPQPQGKGKKGEAVPVVVDEPEEGKKYNTLLRVRGEEWRDKVYVDDYPIDGPNLYVAVSGFLEPELAGCLIKIGVPLTAIFQIRIDLTSQPVPSSLTRPTKRGQSQTDVLIEQSLRFWQDLQQLRIDKATADDYKNTAFVIFSPPYWSADDLSGEVDKIYDELCFLMYDIQDLTRQRSHYLTNMDIINIPVEPKDVVYENYYQKLIDGLPLECCSIYSVLDSILETVCIKQQLSKDTSTTSLSDCLTLNQQPITSEEIKLKKAETLINDVFSALNATDSNKKAYRLTYGEESENRKDPIVINFGDFAKCQTFHLGNIHLDSIIFSMLFGMPINRLWYGQERPQDELEAKLNFHVNVLLSCFDRSDVETTELNRLLHILACRKLYDNRSSLKKDHLASITISEFKKLYLRRSVLAEPLPKISPLLVSSSTTRHSFPSITKIENSSFVPSTIDSEEQKIEFLFECPDISELVSASEIANNAPNDHIIDDFEVFEDFSETRAFQVLREAFTNFNCLDYKYCEVTDTFNLMFFNSHDHDGIAREEWRSHLPTPVCLQDFFDFVLEERYDWIQNEENLYEQKLTHDSQSQCAAVDTLALQSCVENQDVDMEMLIEGSLKFKEILENEVAEEQTTISSSTREKNWDGASTIPTSRIGDSKSSKKSKTAAVSSPTMSLDDSNTDILIPTKPFHGYDLSERRVEVFGKDGTFYSKDGTRVSSRYSFIIPMNLEYIILSVVPGNGFNEFWVHRSLGESVSPEATNACESFRISSKDQVALNFKKELYHHPIPIPSGSSTHDNVQLKTKEPVPKIPSETEMAASFELKTFHSLCVTWPNGLITESVHEHNSSTLSHIKQHYLVPGPLLDEEMRCISLKGEVIIFKISGIIEVFRPDGTYVKITKYGKRLPNDLPPPPPVPTKAQQVEKPPKTAKNVKLEPDTVTTSTVPVQELELFIDEFEIIETTGLRQLWVEDRSYDIEKLLIRTATDYCLGEVYSRRMDGTQILLNKDGVQIVTFPNRTRIITKLIVEEQEIYPEWTEDEAYYFDTMESGNLSVKSKCSVSPKSSSSHISRLSRLQSYQSSMSERKQAKRTDGYISVRSCYTIEHEKYTSITVNTANGNVTVNSPNNTSVTLNTDNQYEINLDPVTVATFNGQDLIIDYSGCTECNSKTTCRINICQGEMSSLRKIPESWLQMEDSFCKSIVVNEEGAILLDERNTQLNTSLDTQALTPASGVHVEETELKLDDRVPSNTSTVVHGKCRKMFSAKEMRFFILRRDLTCSELVNRIQLEEDMKVCRFQPWCSINEYDTFGDRRSLLAMLTPVALTETEKWVMNSQLSSKASSLRYKDLKKDCGKGFYHWMRPYERFEPKPQSFEGHTPRLPRAFILRILEKQWKGRDREQFKGARELLRAVLKYRRVMESDCENILRVPVIDSRSENERHVHDLVQALGHRVYAELKARLDAAVANNAKPDITTRPVPQKDFFEETEQEEDVADSVKKFEAERESLVQEALVAEMSPNLKRYWRRREEEYKEEQFYLHLLREGSVPPYFRNVLGGAIWWEMNNTAGAAVDRAERRKMKCVCDEAGSKEDVLPFM, from the exons ATGGGGCCTAAGAAAAATGAGCCCGTAAGAGAGGATTCTTGGCGTGCCTACATTGAAGACACTCCCCTTAACGATGATTCCTGGTCAGTACAAGTAGTTATGATGGAAGTAGCTGGCAGCGACCAAGATcgtatttatttgaataaatttgaGGTGTTTGCTGCTGAGGAGAAGAGAtttgtaataaagaatatttgcaAATCAGAGACAATGTTTATGATTAATCAGCTAGGTGGTGAAAAAAAGGTAAAAGACGAAAGCCTCCGTGTATTTGAAGTTGGCCAAGCCTACTTAAAGGAGAAGAAGGATATTCCTCCAGACATACAAGCGTTGGTCGTGAAGCATCTTATACTAAAGATGAAAGAAGAGTATTTGTTTATTCAAAAACAACAACTGCACGTGCGCGATGGTATGCGTAGAGAATCTGCAACCATGATTGACAGAGTTGAAGTCAGGGGTACGGTTTGCGTGCCTCCTTCGGAGCCGGCTTCACCTCCGCCGCAACCACAAGGAAAAGGTAAAAAAGGCGAAGCCGTACCGGTGGTTGTTGACGAACCGGAGGAAGGCAAAAAGTATAATACTTTATTAAGAGTCAGAGGAGAAGAGTGGAGGGACAAAGTATACGTGGACGACTACCCTATAGACGGGCCCAACCTTTACGTCGCTGTATCAGGATTTCTGGAACCGGAGTTGGCAGGATGTCTTATAAAAATCGGCGTGCCTTTGACTGCTATTTTTCAAATTAGAATAGATCTTACATCGCAGCCCGTTCCATCTAGTTTGACACGGCCAACAAAAAGAGGACAAAGTCAAACAGATGTCTTAATAGAGCAATCACTGAGGTTCTGGCAAGATTTACAACAATTGCGCATAGACAAGGCCACAGCAGATGACTACAAGAACACAGCTTTTGTCATTTTTTCACCTCCCTACTGGAGTGCAGATGATTTGAGTGGCGAAGTCGACAAAATATATGACGAATTGTGTTTCCTTATGTACGATATACAAGATTTAACTCGGCAGCGCAGTCATTACCTAACAAATATGgatattattaacattcccgtCGAACCTAAAGATGTTGTTTATGAAAATTACTACCAAAAGCTTATCGACGGTTTGCCTCTTGAATGTTGTAGCATATACTCAGTTTTAGATAGTATACTAGAAACTGTTTGTATAAAACAGCAATTGAGTAAAGATACTAGTACGACGTCTCTTTCAGATTGTTTAACGCTAAATCAACAACCAATTACAAGTGAAGAAATAAAGTTGAAAAAAGCTGAAACGCTAATCAACGACGTTTTTAGTGCCCTAAATGCAACCGATTCAAATAAAAAGGCTTACCGCTTAACATATGGGGAAGAGTCTGAAAATCGTAAAGACCCCATTGTCATTAACTTCGGAGATTTTGCAAAATGTCAGACATTTCACCTCGGCAACATTCATTTAGATAGTATAATTTTTTCCATGTTATTTGGAATGCCTATCAATCGACTATGGTACGGACAAGAACGACCACAAGATGAACTCGAAGCCAAACTTAACTTCCATGTCAATGTCCTCTTATCATGCTTTGATCGATCTGACGTAGAGACTACCGAACTTAACAGACTACTACACATTTTGGCGTGTAGGAAATTATATGACAATAGAAGCTCGCTCAAAAAGGATCATCTGGCATCAATAACAATATCAGAGTTTAAGAAACTTTATTTACGACGCAGCGTGCTTGCTGAGCCACTGCCTAAAATTTCGCCTTTATTAGTTTCGAGTAGCACAACCCGTCATTCCTTTCCATCTATAACTAAAATTGAAAATAGTTCATTTGTTCCAAGTACAATAGACTCCGAAGAGCAGAAGATAGAATTTCTGTTCGAATGTCCGGATATAAGTGAATTAGTTTCTGCTTCTGAAATAGCAAACAATGCACCAAACGATCACATTATTGACGACTTCGAAGTATTTGAGGATTTTTCTGAAACACGAGCTTTCCAAGTTTTGCGCGAAgcttttacaaattttaattgtcTGGATTATAAGTATTGTGAGGTGACTGATActttcaatttaatgttttttaacaGTCATGATCATGATGGTATAGCTCGAGAAGAATGGCGAAGTCATTTGCCAACACCTGTCTGTCTAcaagatttttttgattttgtcTTAGAAGAACGCTATGATTGGATTCAGAATGAAGAAAATCTTTACGAGCAAAAACTTACTCACGATTCTCAATCTCAGTGTGCAGCGGTTGACACTCTAGCTTTACAGTCCTGTGTAGAGAATCAAGACGTGGATATGGAAATGCTAATTGAAGGTTCTCTCAAATTCAAAGAAATTCTAGAAAACGAGGTAGCGGAAGAACAAACTACAATATCTTCATCGACGCGTGAAAAAAATTGGGATGGTGCGTCGACAATACCAACATCAAGGATCGGTGATTCAAAAAGTAGCAAAAAGTCGAAGACCGCAGCAGTTTCCTCCCCTACAATGTCTCTTGATGATTCAAACACTGATATCTTAATTCCAACCAAACCATTTCATGGCTATGATCTAAGTGAAAGGAGAGTTGAAGTATTTGGAAAAGATGGTACTTTTTATTCAAAAGACGGGACTCGCGTATCTAGTCGGTATAGTTTTATAATACCAatgaacctagaatatattattctCAGCGTAGTCCCGGGTAATGGTTTTAACGAATTTTGGGTGCATAGATCTTTAGGAGAATCTGTTTCACCAGAAGCCACGAATGCATGCGAATCTTTTAGGATATCTAGTAAAGATCAAGTAGCGTTAAATTTCAAAAAAGAATTGTATCATCATCCGATTCCAATACCGTCAGGATCGTCAACGCATGATAATGTTCAGCTAAAAACAAAGGAACCTGTACCCAAAATTCCCTCTGAAACTGAAATGGCCGCCTCGTTCGAACTGAAGACATTCCATTCTCTTTGTGTTACTTGGCCAAATGGACTAATCACTGAATCAGTTCATGAACATAATTCTTCTACTCTGTCTCACATAAAGCAACATTATTTAGTGCCAGGGCCGCTACTCGATGAGGAAATGAGATGTATAAGCTTAAAAGGTGAGGTTATCATTTTCAAAATTTCTGGTATCATAGAAGTTTTCCGTCCTGATGGTACGTacgtaaaaattacaaaatatggaAAAAGATTACCAAATGAtctaccaccaccaccaccagtgCCTACTAAAGCGCAACAAGTTGAAAAACCAccaaaaacggcaaaaaatgtAAAGTTGGAACCCGACACTGTAACAACAAGTACTGTGCCGGTACAGGAATTGGAACTATTTATAGATGAATTTGAAATTATTGAAACTACTGGCCTTCGACAACTGTGGGTGGAAGATCGTTCATACGATATAGAAAAGTTACTTATACGAACTGCGACAGATTATTGCTTAGGCGAGGTGTATTCTCGCAGAATGGATGGAACGCAAATCTTACTGAACAAAGACGGAGTTCAGATAGTAACATTTCCTAATCGTACTAGGATTATAACGAAACTGATTGTGGAAGAGCAAGAGATATATCCAGAATGGACTGAAGACGAAGCCTATTACTTCGATACAATGGAATCGGGTAATTTATCAGTAAAGTCGAAATGCTCAGTTTCACCAAAAAGTAGTTCTAGTCATATTTCCAGATTATCACGACTTCAAAGTTATCAGAGCTCCATGTCAGAGCGAAAACAAGCAAAGAGGACCGACGGATATATTTCTGTCCGAAGCTGCTACACCATTGAACACGAAAAATATACATCTATCACAGTCAATACAGCAAATGGAAATGTTACTGTAAACTCGCCTAATAATACCAGTGTAACTTTGAATACTGATAACCAGTATGAGATCAACTTAGATCCAGTAACGGTTGCAACTTTCAATGGCCAAGATTTAATAATTGACTATTCGGGTTGTACTGAGTGCAATTCAAAAACAACATGTAGAATTAATATATGTCAAGGTGAAATGTCCTCTTTGCGTAAAATTCCGGAAAGCTGGTTACAAATGGAAGATTCTTTTTGTAAAAGTATAGTAGTAAACGAGGAAGGCGCTATATTGTTGGATGAGAGAAATACACAACTTAACACATCCCTGGATACACAAGCTCTAACTCCAGCATCCGGTGTACACGTGGAAGAGACTGAGCTCAAATTAGATGATCGAGTACCATCAAATACGAGCACGGTAGTGCATGGAAAGTGCAGAAAGATGTTTAGTGCAAAAGAAATGAGATTCTTTATTCTTCGACG TGACTTGACTTGTTCCGAGTTGGTGAATCGAATTCAGCTGGAGGAAGACATGAAAGTTTGTCGTTTCCAACCTTGGTGTTCTATCAACGAGTACGATACATTCGGCGACCGTCGCAGTCTCCTTGCAATGCTGACGCCGGTGGCACTCACTGAAACTGAG AAATGGGTTATGAACTCTCAACTGTCCAGTAAGGCCAGTTCTTTAAGGTACAAAGATCTGAAGAAAGACTGTGGAAAAGGATTCTACCACTGGATGAGACCGTACGAACGTTTCGAGCCCAAGCCTCAATCATTTGAAGGGCATACGCCGAGGCTACCAAGAGCATTCATATTGAG aattttagagAAGCAATGGAAAGGACGTGATCGGGAGCAGTTTAAGGGCGCTAGAGAACTGTTGCGGGCGGTGCTGAAGTACAGACGTGTCATGGAATCTGACTGCGAGAACATCTTGCGGGTGCCGGTGATCGACTCGCGCTCGGAGAACGAGCGCCACGTGCACGACCTCGTGCAGGCGCTGGGACACAG AGTATACGCGGAGCTGAAAGCGAGGCTGGATGCAGCGGTAGCGAACAACGCCAAACCCGACATCACTACTAGACCCGTGCCGCAGAAGGATTTCTTCGAAGAAACGGAACAGGAAGAAG ATGTGGCTGATTCCGTGAAGAAATTCGAAGCGGAACGTGAGAGTTTGGTTCAAGAAGCACTGGTGGCAGAAATGAGCCCGAACTTGAAACGTTACTGGCGCCGCCGCGAAGAAGAATACAAAGAAGAACAATTCTATTT GCACCTGCTGCGCGAGGGCAGCGTACCACCATACTTCCGCAACGTGCTGGGCGGCGCGATCTGGTGGGAGATGAATAACACCGCCGGCGCCGCCGTCGACCGCGCCGAGCGCCGCAAGATGAAGTGCGTGTGCGACGAGGCCGGATCCAAGGAAGACGTTCTGCCGTTTATGTGA
- the LOC133516557 gene encoding lysophospholipase-like protein 1 isoform X2 — protein MKEWVNIMARNFTFPHIKVMFPTAPLQPYTPNGGAMSNVWFDRANISIDAPEKLDSISRIELEVKDLIQSENKLGIPSNRIIIGGFSMGGSLSFHAAYRWDRNIAGAFVFSSFLNNGSVVYQELKNASSTSLPPLLQCHGDNDDVVPLEWGQTTFNELKTLGAPIQFHVLERLGHQINKRGLNLIRDFVEKHLPDA, from the exons ATGAAGGAATGGGTGAATATAATGGCACGAAATTTTACATTTCCACACATCAAGGTGATGTTCCCAACGGCTCCACTGCAACCTTACACTCCCAATGGAGGTGCCATGAGCAATGTTTGGTTCGACCGTGCTAATATATCTATTGATGCTCCTGAAAAACTTGATTCAATATCTAGAATTGAGTTAGAAGTTAAGGATCTCATTCaaagtgaaaataaattagGAATACCTAGCAACAGAATAATTATAG GTGGATTTTCAATGGGTGGCTCACTGTCATTCCATGCGGCTTATAGGTGGGACAGGAATATTGCCGGAGCCTTTGTGTTCAGCTCTTTCCTCAATAATGGCTCAGTAGTGTACCAAGAGCTAAAAAATGCATCCAGCACTTcat taccacCTCTGCTACAGTGCCACGGTGACAACGACGACGTGGTGCCACTGGAGTGGGGCCAAACTACGTTCAACGAATTGAAAACACTTGGAGCTCCCATCCAGTTCCACGTATTAGAGAGGCTGGGACATCAAATCAATAAACGGGGACTTAATCTCATAAGGGATTTTGTTGAGAAACATCTGCCTGATGCCTGA
- the LOC133516557 gene encoding lysophospholipase-like protein 1 isoform X1: protein MSRLGALHLTKPTGPKHTATVIFFHGSGDTGGNMKEWVNIMARNFTFPHIKVMFPTAPLQPYTPNGGAMSNVWFDRANISIDAPEKLDSISRIELEVKDLIQSENKLGIPSNRIIIGGFSMGGSLSFHAAYRWDRNIAGAFVFSSFLNNGSVVYQELKNASSTSLPPLLQCHGDNDDVVPLEWGQTTFNELKTLGAPIQFHVLERLGHQINKRGLNLIRDFVEKHLPDA, encoded by the exons atgtCTCGACTTGGTGCTTTGCACTTGACTAAACCCACAGGCCCCAAGCATACGGCGACAGTAATATTTTTTCATGGATCTG GGGATACAGGTGGAAATATGAAGGAATGGGTGAATATAATGGCACGAAATTTTACATTTCCACACATCAAGGTGATGTTCCCAACGGCTCCACTGCAACCTTACACTCCCAATGGAGGTGCCATGAGCAATGTTTGGTTCGACCGTGCTAATATATCTATTGATGCTCCTGAAAAACTTGATTCAATATCTAGAATTGAGTTAGAAGTTAAGGATCTCATTCaaagtgaaaataaattagGAATACCTAGCAACAGAATAATTATAG GTGGATTTTCAATGGGTGGCTCACTGTCATTCCATGCGGCTTATAGGTGGGACAGGAATATTGCCGGAGCCTTTGTGTTCAGCTCTTTCCTCAATAATGGCTCAGTAGTGTACCAAGAGCTAAAAAATGCATCCAGCACTTcat taccacCTCTGCTACAGTGCCACGGTGACAACGACGACGTGGTGCCACTGGAGTGGGGCCAAACTACGTTCAACGAATTGAAAACACTTGGAGCTCCCATCCAGTTCCACGTATTAGAGAGGCTGGGACATCAAATCAATAAACGGGGACTTAATCTCATAAGGGATTTTGTTGAGAAACATCTGCCTGATGCCTGA